Proteins from a genomic interval of Thamnophis elegans isolate rThaEle1 chromosome 2, rThaEle1.pri, whole genome shotgun sequence:
- the PCBP2 gene encoding poly(rC)-binding protein 2 isoform X14 — MDTGVIEGGLNVTLTIRLLMHGKEVGSIIGKKGESVKKMREESGARINISEGNCPERIITLAGPTNAIFKAFAMIIDKLEEDISSSMTNSTASSRPPVTLRLVVPASQCGSLIGKGGCKIKEIRESTGAQVQVAGDMLPNSTERAITIAGIPQSIIECVKQICVVMLESPPKGVTIPYRPKPSSSPVIFAGGQDRYSSGSASYPHTAPSMCLNSDLEGPPQEAYTIQGQYAIPQPDLTKLHQLAMQQSHFPMSHGNTGFSAGLDASAQTTSHELTIPNDLIGCIIGRQGAKINEIRQMSGAQIKIANPVEGSTDRQVTITGSAASISLAQYLINVRLSSETGGMGSS, encoded by the exons ATGGACACCGGCGTAATTGAAGGAGGTTTAAATGTCACACTTACTATTCGCCTACTTATGCATGGGAAG GAGGTTGGAAGCATCATTGGAAAG AAAGGAGAGTCTGTAAAGAAGATGCGTGAAGAG agtGGTGCACGGATTAACATCTCAGAAGGGAACTGCCCAGAACGGATTATCACTCTTGCTGGACCCACTAATGCCATCTTCAAAGCTTTTGCTATGATTATTGATAAACTGGAAGAG GACATCAGCAGCTCAATGACTAATAGTACAGCATCTAGCAGGCCCCCTGTTACTTTGAGACTCGTGGTACCTGCCAGCCAATGTGGTTCTCTTATTGGGAAAGGAGGCTGCAAAATCAAAGAGATAAGAGAG aGCACAGGGGCGCAGGTCCAAGTGGCAGGAGACATGTTACCCAACTCTACTGAAAGAGCGATCACCATTGCTGGGATTCCACAGTCCATCATCGAGTGTGTCAAACAGATCTGTGTGGTCATGCTGGag TCTCCCCCAAAGGGTGTCACCATCCCCTATCGACCCAAGCCATCCAGTTCTCCTGTCATCTTTGCAGGCGGTCAG GACAGGTACAGCAGCGGCAGTGCAAGCTACCCCCACACCGCCCCATCAATGTGCCTCAACTCTGACCTGGAGGGACCACCTCAAGAG GCCTATACCATTCAAGGACAGTATGCCATTCCACAGCCAGAT ctGACCAAGCTGCATCAGTTGGCAATGCAACAGTCACACTTTCCAATGTCTCATGGCAACACTGGATTCAGTG CAGGTTTGGATGCATCAGCTCAGACTACTTCTCATGAACTCACCATTCCAAATGAT ctGATTGGTTGTATCATTGGGCGTCAAGGCGCCAAGATCAATGAGATTCGCCAGATGTCTGGGGCGCAGATCAAAATTGCCAATCCAGTGGAAGGATCTACTGACAGGCAGGTTACTATAACTGGATCTGCAGCCAGCATCAGCCTGGCTCAATATCTAATTAATGTCAG GCTTTCTTCGGAGACTGGTGGAATGGGAAGCAGCTAG
- the PCBP2 gene encoding poly(rC)-binding protein 2 isoform X16, translated as MDTGVIEGGLNVTLTIRLLMHGKEVGSIIGKKGESVKKMREESGARINISEGNCPERIITLAGPTNAIFKAFAMIIDKLEEDISSSMTNSTASSRPPVTLRLVVPASQCGSLIGKGGCKIKEIRESTGAQVQVAGDMLPNSTERAITIAGIPQSIIECVKQICVVMLESPPKGVTIPYRPKPSSSPVIFAGGQAYTIQGQYAIPQPDLTKLHQLAMQQSHFPMSHGNTGFSAGLDASAQTTSHELTIPNDLIGCIIGRQGAKINEIRQMSGAQIKIANPVEGSTDRQVTITGSAASISLAQYLINVRLSSETGGMGSS; from the exons ATGGACACCGGCGTAATTGAAGGAGGTTTAAATGTCACACTTACTATTCGCCTACTTATGCATGGGAAG GAGGTTGGAAGCATCATTGGAAAG AAAGGAGAGTCTGTAAAGAAGATGCGTGAAGAG agtGGTGCACGGATTAACATCTCAGAAGGGAACTGCCCAGAACGGATTATCACTCTTGCTGGACCCACTAATGCCATCTTCAAAGCTTTTGCTATGATTATTGATAAACTGGAAGAG GACATCAGCAGCTCAATGACTAATAGTACAGCATCTAGCAGGCCCCCTGTTACTTTGAGACTCGTGGTACCTGCCAGCCAATGTGGTTCTCTTATTGGGAAAGGAGGCTGCAAAATCAAAGAGATAAGAGAG aGCACAGGGGCGCAGGTCCAAGTGGCAGGAGACATGTTACCCAACTCTACTGAAAGAGCGATCACCATTGCTGGGATTCCACAGTCCATCATCGAGTGTGTCAAACAGATCTGTGTGGTCATGCTGGag TCTCCCCCAAAGGGTGTCACCATCCCCTATCGACCCAAGCCATCCAGTTCTCCTGTCATCTTTGCAGGCGGTCAG GCCTATACCATTCAAGGACAGTATGCCATTCCACAGCCAGAT ctGACCAAGCTGCATCAGTTGGCAATGCAACAGTCACACTTTCCAATGTCTCATGGCAACACTGGATTCAGTG CAGGTTTGGATGCATCAGCTCAGACTACTTCTCATGAACTCACCATTCCAAATGAT ctGATTGGTTGTATCATTGGGCGTCAAGGCGCCAAGATCAATGAGATTCGCCAGATGTCTGGGGCGCAGATCAAAATTGCCAATCCAGTGGAAGGATCTACTGACAGGCAGGTTACTATAACTGGATCTGCAGCCAGCATCAGCCTGGCTCAATATCTAATTAATGTCAG GCTTTCTTCGGAGACTGGTGGAATGGGAAGCAGCTAG
- the PCBP2 gene encoding poly(rC)-binding protein 2 isoform X7: MDTGVIEGGLNVTLTIRLLMHGKEVGSIIGKKGESVKKMREESGARINISEGNCPERIITLAGPTNAIFKAFAMIIDKLEEDISSSMTNSTASSRPPVTLRLVVPASQCGSLIGKGGCKIKEIRESTGAQVQVAGDMLPNSTERAITIAGIPQSIIECVKQICVVMLESPPKGVTIPYRPKPSSSPVIFAGGQDRYSSGSASYPHTAPSMCLNSDLEGPPQELTKLHQLAMQQSHFPMSHGNTGFSGLDASAQTTSHELTIPNDLIGCIIGRQGAKINEIRQMSGAQIKIANPVEGSTDRQVTITGSAASISLAQYLINVSLESAKPSSQAASVTIPDHLSINLSQPSTPSSSSSSTTTPSLATAGVSDAPSSLPNPLPTAPCVSSLLGMKPVPLLALNVVSAAKGASTTSAVPCVTNKLKTEKQRFSPY, encoded by the exons ATGGACACCGGCGTAATTGAAGGAGGTTTAAATGTCACACTTACTATTCGCCTACTTATGCATGGGAAG GAGGTTGGAAGCATCATTGGAAAG AAAGGAGAGTCTGTAAAGAAGATGCGTGAAGAG agtGGTGCACGGATTAACATCTCAGAAGGGAACTGCCCAGAACGGATTATCACTCTTGCTGGACCCACTAATGCCATCTTCAAAGCTTTTGCTATGATTATTGATAAACTGGAAGAG GACATCAGCAGCTCAATGACTAATAGTACAGCATCTAGCAGGCCCCCTGTTACTTTGAGACTCGTGGTACCTGCCAGCCAATGTGGTTCTCTTATTGGGAAAGGAGGCTGCAAAATCAAAGAGATAAGAGAG aGCACAGGGGCGCAGGTCCAAGTGGCAGGAGACATGTTACCCAACTCTACTGAAAGAGCGATCACCATTGCTGGGATTCCACAGTCCATCATCGAGTGTGTCAAACAGATCTGTGTGGTCATGCTGGag TCTCCCCCAAAGGGTGTCACCATCCCCTATCGACCCAAGCCATCCAGTTCTCCTGTCATCTTTGCAGGCGGTCAG GACAGGTACAGCAGCGGCAGTGCAAGCTACCCCCACACCGCCCCATCAATGTGCCTCAACTCTGACCTGGAGGGACCACCTCAAGAG ctGACCAAGCTGCATCAGTTGGCAATGCAACAGTCACACTTTCCAATGTCTCATGGCAACACTGGATTCAGTG GTTTGGATGCATCAGCTCAGACTACTTCTCATGAACTCACCATTCCAAATGAT ctGATTGGTTGTATCATTGGGCGTCAAGGCGCCAAGATCAATGAGATTCGCCAGATGTCTGGGGCGCAGATCAAAATTGCCAATCCAGTGGAAGGATCTACTGACAGGCAGGTTACTATAACTGGATCTGCAGCCAGCATCAGCCTGGCTCAATATCTAATTAATGTCAG TTTAGAAAGCGCTAAACCctcctcccaggcagcctccgtcACGATCCCCGACCACCTCAGCATCAACCTCTCTCAACCCTccaccccttcttcttcttcctcctccaccaccaccccctcgcTTGCGACAGCAGGGGTCTCCGACGCACCCTCCAGCCTCCCCAACCCTCTTCCGACCGCCCCCTGTGTCTCCAGTCTGCTTGGCATGAAACCCGTCCCTCTCCTGGCTCTAAATGTTGTGTCTGCTGCTAAGGGTGCCTCCACCACCTCAGCTGTGCCATGTGTTACTAACAAACTGAAAACGGAAAAACAGAGATTCTCTCCCTACTGA
- the PCBP2 gene encoding poly(rC)-binding protein 2 isoform X15: MDTGVIEGGLNVTLTIRLLMHGKEVGSIIGKKGESVKKMREESGARINISEGNCPERIITLAGPTNAIFKAFAMIIDKLEEDISSSMTNSTASSRPPVTLRLVVPASQCGSLIGKGGCKIKEIRESTGAQVQVAGDMLPNSTERAITIAGIPQSIIECVKQICVVMLESPPKGVTIPYRPKPSSSPVIFAGGQAYTIQGQYAIPQPDLTKLHQLAMQQSHFPMSHGNTGFSGVESSSPDVKGYWAGLDASAQTTSHELTIPNDLIGCIIGRQGAKINEIRQMSGAQIKIANPVEGSTDRQVTITGSAASISLAQYLINVRLSSETGGMGSS; this comes from the exons ATGGACACCGGCGTAATTGAAGGAGGTTTAAATGTCACACTTACTATTCGCCTACTTATGCATGGGAAG GAGGTTGGAAGCATCATTGGAAAG AAAGGAGAGTCTGTAAAGAAGATGCGTGAAGAG agtGGTGCACGGATTAACATCTCAGAAGGGAACTGCCCAGAACGGATTATCACTCTTGCTGGACCCACTAATGCCATCTTCAAAGCTTTTGCTATGATTATTGATAAACTGGAAGAG GACATCAGCAGCTCAATGACTAATAGTACAGCATCTAGCAGGCCCCCTGTTACTTTGAGACTCGTGGTACCTGCCAGCCAATGTGGTTCTCTTATTGGGAAAGGAGGCTGCAAAATCAAAGAGATAAGAGAG aGCACAGGGGCGCAGGTCCAAGTGGCAGGAGACATGTTACCCAACTCTACTGAAAGAGCGATCACCATTGCTGGGATTCCACAGTCCATCATCGAGTGTGTCAAACAGATCTGTGTGGTCATGCTGGag TCTCCCCCAAAGGGTGTCACCATCCCCTATCGACCCAAGCCATCCAGTTCTCCTGTCATCTTTGCAGGCGGTCAG GCCTATACCATTCAAGGACAGTATGCCATTCCACAGCCAGAT ctGACCAAGCTGCATCAGTTGGCAATGCAACAGTCACACTTTCCAATGTCTCATGGCAACACTGGATTCAGTG GCGTTGAATCCAGCTCTCCAGATGTGAAAGGCTATTGGG CAGGTTTGGATGCATCAGCTCAGACTACTTCTCATGAACTCACCATTCCAAATGAT ctGATTGGTTGTATCATTGGGCGTCAAGGCGCCAAGATCAATGAGATTCGCCAGATGTCTGGGGCGCAGATCAAAATTGCCAATCCAGTGGAAGGATCTACTGACAGGCAGGTTACTATAACTGGATCTGCAGCCAGCATCAGCCTGGCTCAATATCTAATTAATGTCAG GCTTTCTTCGGAGACTGGTGGAATGGGAAGCAGCTAG
- the PCBP2 gene encoding poly(rC)-binding protein 2 isoform X3 — protein sequence MDTGVIEGGLNVTLTIRLLMHGKEVGSIIGKKGESVKKMREESGARINISEGNCPERIITLAGPTNAIFKAFAMIIDKLEEDISSSMTNSTASSRPPVTLRLVVPASQCGSLIGKGGCKIKEIRESTGAQVQVAGDMLPNSTERAITIAGIPQSIIECVKQICVVMLESPPKGVTIPYRPKPSSSPVIFAGGQDRYSSGSASYPHTAPSMCLNSDLEGPPQEAYTIQGQYAIPQPDLTKLHQLAMQQSHFPMSHGNTGFSAGLDASAQTTSHELTIPNDLIGCIIGRQGAKINEIRQMSGAQIKIANPVEGSTDRQVTITGSAASISLAQYLINVSLESAKPSSQAASVTIPDHLSINLSQPSTPSSSSSSTTTPSLATAGVSDAPSSLPNPLPTAPCVSSLLGMKPVPLLALNVVSAAKGASTTSAVPCVTNKLKTEKQRFSPY from the exons ATGGACACCGGCGTAATTGAAGGAGGTTTAAATGTCACACTTACTATTCGCCTACTTATGCATGGGAAG GAGGTTGGAAGCATCATTGGAAAG AAAGGAGAGTCTGTAAAGAAGATGCGTGAAGAG agtGGTGCACGGATTAACATCTCAGAAGGGAACTGCCCAGAACGGATTATCACTCTTGCTGGACCCACTAATGCCATCTTCAAAGCTTTTGCTATGATTATTGATAAACTGGAAGAG GACATCAGCAGCTCAATGACTAATAGTACAGCATCTAGCAGGCCCCCTGTTACTTTGAGACTCGTGGTACCTGCCAGCCAATGTGGTTCTCTTATTGGGAAAGGAGGCTGCAAAATCAAAGAGATAAGAGAG aGCACAGGGGCGCAGGTCCAAGTGGCAGGAGACATGTTACCCAACTCTACTGAAAGAGCGATCACCATTGCTGGGATTCCACAGTCCATCATCGAGTGTGTCAAACAGATCTGTGTGGTCATGCTGGag TCTCCCCCAAAGGGTGTCACCATCCCCTATCGACCCAAGCCATCCAGTTCTCCTGTCATCTTTGCAGGCGGTCAG GACAGGTACAGCAGCGGCAGTGCAAGCTACCCCCACACCGCCCCATCAATGTGCCTCAACTCTGACCTGGAGGGACCACCTCAAGAG GCCTATACCATTCAAGGACAGTATGCCATTCCACAGCCAGAT ctGACCAAGCTGCATCAGTTGGCAATGCAACAGTCACACTTTCCAATGTCTCATGGCAACACTGGATTCAGTG CAGGTTTGGATGCATCAGCTCAGACTACTTCTCATGAACTCACCATTCCAAATGAT ctGATTGGTTGTATCATTGGGCGTCAAGGCGCCAAGATCAATGAGATTCGCCAGATGTCTGGGGCGCAGATCAAAATTGCCAATCCAGTGGAAGGATCTACTGACAGGCAGGTTACTATAACTGGATCTGCAGCCAGCATCAGCCTGGCTCAATATCTAATTAATGTCAG TTTAGAAAGCGCTAAACCctcctcccaggcagcctccgtcACGATCCCCGACCACCTCAGCATCAACCTCTCTCAACCCTccaccccttcttcttcttcctcctccaccaccaccccctcgcTTGCGACAGCAGGGGTCTCCGACGCACCCTCCAGCCTCCCCAACCCTCTTCCGACCGCCCCCTGTGTCTCCAGTCTGCTTGGCATGAAACCCGTCCCTCTCCTGGCTCTAAATGTTGTGTCTGCTGCTAAGGGTGCCTCCACCACCTCAGCTGTGCCATGTGTTACTAACAAACTGAAAACGGAAAAACAGAGATTCTCTCCCTACTGA
- the PCBP2 gene encoding poly(rC)-binding protein 2 isoform X13, whose protein sequence is MDTGVIEGGLNVTLTIRLLMHGKEVGSIIGKKGESVKKMREESGARINISEGNCPERIITLAGPTNAIFKAFAMIIDKLEEDISSSMTNSTASSRPPVTLRLVVPASQCGSLIGKGGCKIKEIRESTGAQVQVAGDMLPNSTERAITIAGIPQSIIECVKQICVVMLESPPKGVTIPYRPKPSSSPVIFAGGQDRYSSGSASYPHTAPSMCLNSDLEGPPQEAYTIQGQYAIPQPDLTKLHQLAMQQSHFPMSHGNTGFSGVESSSPDVKGYWGLDASAQTTSHELTIPNDLIGCIIGRQGAKINEIRQMSGAQIKIANPVEGSTDRQVTITGSAASISLAQYLINVRLSSETGGMGSS, encoded by the exons ATGGACACCGGCGTAATTGAAGGAGGTTTAAATGTCACACTTACTATTCGCCTACTTATGCATGGGAAG GAGGTTGGAAGCATCATTGGAAAG AAAGGAGAGTCTGTAAAGAAGATGCGTGAAGAG agtGGTGCACGGATTAACATCTCAGAAGGGAACTGCCCAGAACGGATTATCACTCTTGCTGGACCCACTAATGCCATCTTCAAAGCTTTTGCTATGATTATTGATAAACTGGAAGAG GACATCAGCAGCTCAATGACTAATAGTACAGCATCTAGCAGGCCCCCTGTTACTTTGAGACTCGTGGTACCTGCCAGCCAATGTGGTTCTCTTATTGGGAAAGGAGGCTGCAAAATCAAAGAGATAAGAGAG aGCACAGGGGCGCAGGTCCAAGTGGCAGGAGACATGTTACCCAACTCTACTGAAAGAGCGATCACCATTGCTGGGATTCCACAGTCCATCATCGAGTGTGTCAAACAGATCTGTGTGGTCATGCTGGag TCTCCCCCAAAGGGTGTCACCATCCCCTATCGACCCAAGCCATCCAGTTCTCCTGTCATCTTTGCAGGCGGTCAG GACAGGTACAGCAGCGGCAGTGCAAGCTACCCCCACACCGCCCCATCAATGTGCCTCAACTCTGACCTGGAGGGACCACCTCAAGAG GCCTATACCATTCAAGGACAGTATGCCATTCCACAGCCAGAT ctGACCAAGCTGCATCAGTTGGCAATGCAACAGTCACACTTTCCAATGTCTCATGGCAACACTGGATTCAGTG GCGTTGAATCCAGCTCTCCAGATGTGAAAGGCTATTGGG GTTTGGATGCATCAGCTCAGACTACTTCTCATGAACTCACCATTCCAAATGAT ctGATTGGTTGTATCATTGGGCGTCAAGGCGCCAAGATCAATGAGATTCGCCAGATGTCTGGGGCGCAGATCAAAATTGCCAATCCAGTGGAAGGATCTACTGACAGGCAGGTTACTATAACTGGATCTGCAGCCAGCATCAGCCTGGCTCAATATCTAATTAATGTCAG GCTTTCTTCGGAGACTGGTGGAATGGGAAGCAGCTAG
- the PCBP2 gene encoding poly(rC)-binding protein 2 isoform X12 produces the protein MDTGVIEGGLNVTLTIRLLMHGKEVGSIIGKKGESVKKMREESGARINISEGNCPERIITLAGPTNAIFKAFAMIIDKLEEDISSSMTNSTASSRPPVTLRLVVPASQCGSLIGKGGCKIKEIRESTGAQVQVAGDMLPNSTERAITIAGIPQSIIECVKQICVVMLESPPKGVTIPYRPKPSSSPVIFAGGQDRYSSGSASYPHTAPSMCLNSDLEGPPQEAYTIQGQYAIPQPDLTKLHQLAMQQSHFPMSHGNTGFSGVESSSPDVKGYWAGLDASAQTTSHELTIPNDLIGCIIGRQGAKINEIRQMSGAQIKIANPVEGSTDRQVTITGSAASISLAQYLINVRLSSETGGMGSS, from the exons ATGGACACCGGCGTAATTGAAGGAGGTTTAAATGTCACACTTACTATTCGCCTACTTATGCATGGGAAG GAGGTTGGAAGCATCATTGGAAAG AAAGGAGAGTCTGTAAAGAAGATGCGTGAAGAG agtGGTGCACGGATTAACATCTCAGAAGGGAACTGCCCAGAACGGATTATCACTCTTGCTGGACCCACTAATGCCATCTTCAAAGCTTTTGCTATGATTATTGATAAACTGGAAGAG GACATCAGCAGCTCAATGACTAATAGTACAGCATCTAGCAGGCCCCCTGTTACTTTGAGACTCGTGGTACCTGCCAGCCAATGTGGTTCTCTTATTGGGAAAGGAGGCTGCAAAATCAAAGAGATAAGAGAG aGCACAGGGGCGCAGGTCCAAGTGGCAGGAGACATGTTACCCAACTCTACTGAAAGAGCGATCACCATTGCTGGGATTCCACAGTCCATCATCGAGTGTGTCAAACAGATCTGTGTGGTCATGCTGGag TCTCCCCCAAAGGGTGTCACCATCCCCTATCGACCCAAGCCATCCAGTTCTCCTGTCATCTTTGCAGGCGGTCAG GACAGGTACAGCAGCGGCAGTGCAAGCTACCCCCACACCGCCCCATCAATGTGCCTCAACTCTGACCTGGAGGGACCACCTCAAGAG GCCTATACCATTCAAGGACAGTATGCCATTCCACAGCCAGAT ctGACCAAGCTGCATCAGTTGGCAATGCAACAGTCACACTTTCCAATGTCTCATGGCAACACTGGATTCAGTG GCGTTGAATCCAGCTCTCCAGATGTGAAAGGCTATTGGG CAGGTTTGGATGCATCAGCTCAGACTACTTCTCATGAACTCACCATTCCAAATGAT ctGATTGGTTGTATCATTGGGCGTCAAGGCGCCAAGATCAATGAGATTCGCCAGATGTCTGGGGCGCAGATCAAAATTGCCAATCCAGTGGAAGGATCTACTGACAGGCAGGTTACTATAACTGGATCTGCAGCCAGCATCAGCCTGGCTCAATATCTAATTAATGTCAG GCTTTCTTCGGAGACTGGTGGAATGGGAAGCAGCTAG
- the PCBP2 gene encoding poly(rC)-binding protein 2 isoform X6, protein MDTGVIEGGLNVTLTIRLLMHGKEVGSIIGKKGESVKKMREESGARINISEGNCPERIITLAGPTNAIFKAFAMIIDKLEEDISSSMTNSTASSRPPVTLRLVVPASQCGSLIGKGGCKIKEIRESTGAQVQVAGDMLPNSTERAITIAGIPQSIIECVKQICVVMLESPPKGVTIPYRPKPSSSPVIFAGGQDRYSSGSASYPHTAPSMCLNSDLEGPPQELTKLHQLAMQQSHFPMSHGNTGFSAGLDASAQTTSHELTIPNDLIGCIIGRQGAKINEIRQMSGAQIKIANPVEGSTDRQVTITGSAASISLAQYLINVSLESAKPSSQAASVTIPDHLSINLSQPSTPSSSSSSTTTPSLATAGVSDAPSSLPNPLPTAPCVSSLLGMKPVPLLALNVVSAAKGASTTSAVPCVTNKLKTEKQRFSPY, encoded by the exons ATGGACACCGGCGTAATTGAAGGAGGTTTAAATGTCACACTTACTATTCGCCTACTTATGCATGGGAAG GAGGTTGGAAGCATCATTGGAAAG AAAGGAGAGTCTGTAAAGAAGATGCGTGAAGAG agtGGTGCACGGATTAACATCTCAGAAGGGAACTGCCCAGAACGGATTATCACTCTTGCTGGACCCACTAATGCCATCTTCAAAGCTTTTGCTATGATTATTGATAAACTGGAAGAG GACATCAGCAGCTCAATGACTAATAGTACAGCATCTAGCAGGCCCCCTGTTACTTTGAGACTCGTGGTACCTGCCAGCCAATGTGGTTCTCTTATTGGGAAAGGAGGCTGCAAAATCAAAGAGATAAGAGAG aGCACAGGGGCGCAGGTCCAAGTGGCAGGAGACATGTTACCCAACTCTACTGAAAGAGCGATCACCATTGCTGGGATTCCACAGTCCATCATCGAGTGTGTCAAACAGATCTGTGTGGTCATGCTGGag TCTCCCCCAAAGGGTGTCACCATCCCCTATCGACCCAAGCCATCCAGTTCTCCTGTCATCTTTGCAGGCGGTCAG GACAGGTACAGCAGCGGCAGTGCAAGCTACCCCCACACCGCCCCATCAATGTGCCTCAACTCTGACCTGGAGGGACCACCTCAAGAG ctGACCAAGCTGCATCAGTTGGCAATGCAACAGTCACACTTTCCAATGTCTCATGGCAACACTGGATTCAGTG CAGGTTTGGATGCATCAGCTCAGACTACTTCTCATGAACTCACCATTCCAAATGAT ctGATTGGTTGTATCATTGGGCGTCAAGGCGCCAAGATCAATGAGATTCGCCAGATGTCTGGGGCGCAGATCAAAATTGCCAATCCAGTGGAAGGATCTACTGACAGGCAGGTTACTATAACTGGATCTGCAGCCAGCATCAGCCTGGCTCAATATCTAATTAATGTCAG TTTAGAAAGCGCTAAACCctcctcccaggcagcctccgtcACGATCCCCGACCACCTCAGCATCAACCTCTCTCAACCCTccaccccttcttcttcttcctcctccaccaccaccccctcgcTTGCGACAGCAGGGGTCTCCGACGCACCCTCCAGCCTCCCCAACCCTCTTCCGACCGCCCCCTGTGTCTCCAGTCTGCTTGGCATGAAACCCGTCCCTCTCCTGGCTCTAAATGTTGTGTCTGCTGCTAAGGGTGCCTCCACCACCTCAGCTGTGCCATGTGTTACTAACAAACTGAAAACGGAAAAACAGAGATTCTCTCCCTACTGA
- the PCBP2 gene encoding poly(rC)-binding protein 2 isoform X17, giving the protein MDTGVIEGGLNVTLTIRLLMHGKEVGSIIGKKGESVKKMREESGARINISEGNCPERIITLAGPTNAIFKAFAMIIDKLEEDISSSMTNSTASSRPPVTLRLVVPASQCGSLIGKGGCKIKEIRESTGAQVQVAGDMLPNSTERAITIAGIPQSIIECVKQICVVMLESPPKGVTIPYRPKPSSSPVIFAGGQLTKLHQLAMQQSHFPMSHGNTGFSGVESSSPDVKGYWGLDASAQTTSHELTIPNDLIGCIIGRQGAKINEIRQMSGAQIKIANPVEGSTDRQVTITGSAASISLAQYLINVRLSSETGGMGSS; this is encoded by the exons ATGGACACCGGCGTAATTGAAGGAGGTTTAAATGTCACACTTACTATTCGCCTACTTATGCATGGGAAG GAGGTTGGAAGCATCATTGGAAAG AAAGGAGAGTCTGTAAAGAAGATGCGTGAAGAG agtGGTGCACGGATTAACATCTCAGAAGGGAACTGCCCAGAACGGATTATCACTCTTGCTGGACCCACTAATGCCATCTTCAAAGCTTTTGCTATGATTATTGATAAACTGGAAGAG GACATCAGCAGCTCAATGACTAATAGTACAGCATCTAGCAGGCCCCCTGTTACTTTGAGACTCGTGGTACCTGCCAGCCAATGTGGTTCTCTTATTGGGAAAGGAGGCTGCAAAATCAAAGAGATAAGAGAG aGCACAGGGGCGCAGGTCCAAGTGGCAGGAGACATGTTACCCAACTCTACTGAAAGAGCGATCACCATTGCTGGGATTCCACAGTCCATCATCGAGTGTGTCAAACAGATCTGTGTGGTCATGCTGGag TCTCCCCCAAAGGGTGTCACCATCCCCTATCGACCCAAGCCATCCAGTTCTCCTGTCATCTTTGCAGGCGGTCAG ctGACCAAGCTGCATCAGTTGGCAATGCAACAGTCACACTTTCCAATGTCTCATGGCAACACTGGATTCAGTG GCGTTGAATCCAGCTCTCCAGATGTGAAAGGCTATTGGG GTTTGGATGCATCAGCTCAGACTACTTCTCATGAACTCACCATTCCAAATGAT ctGATTGGTTGTATCATTGGGCGTCAAGGCGCCAAGATCAATGAGATTCGCCAGATGTCTGGGGCGCAGATCAAAATTGCCAATCCAGTGGAAGGATCTACTGACAGGCAGGTTACTATAACTGGATCTGCAGCCAGCATCAGCCTGGCTCAATATCTAATTAATGTCAG GCTTTCTTCGGAGACTGGTGGAATGGGAAGCAGCTAG